A stretch of Monomorium pharaonis isolate MP-MQ-018 chromosome 7, ASM1337386v2, whole genome shotgun sequence DNA encodes these proteins:
- the LOC105829003 gene encoding uncharacterized protein LOC105829003 isoform X1, with amino-acid sequence MQWRRQKKVTHVIGSSNHVLLLARYQDAPPGEEDEEDGLRKENYVKSQEKETNAHTHFDRNGQQGGYKPRRAGTSISGGSTSGYASSGSRSHRDESAGSPSQPKIIFNEEEYTRITTPRQDVLFKKGYLSRKKPWTGNASTSATPSTTESQSASHSTADGSETTEDQQLLDRDSGTGEYPPAVEPGAQLGYGTFYDHASGYYYEYPVMLVGPAPVPAQVGPSVLATVPCGPVPLRPIEWINPAFVPKLANQPYCLMDYQTNQSTEPVPILEEQNGTIVAAETSNNVWHENGTGSASCSGSVAEEIEEQAEEVDHANMEQHVVKEQLTEEQLPEPLHLDGQQHLENGITTVDPYLDSLMMQEPVHMSHMMPAVPQPYVYPGHYMFGPPLVNVNGVTIQGGPLVRTMDVTTMMACAKRRKKRKKRKQRRPILGNTEDEEEGEYSSECDNDVSSSRLSWSENPISTTAMTVTNRPLNPECQEFQLRPALQSRIPNECASVTTMTEEVASSVTDAPDVSFYIETESANCETETCDSSTAQSLKNQEETTIHSSDQVVTETSLENVQSTAVGRVPRNKNAEINSQANHSVANMEAIITNEITEMSNSVPTDCQAFSRTDTLENDSDSISANTKHELFKNNSNDVNAVDISSNCVNCPEESLTNGDTNHEYLADLTERAAKSRSTSPQDNSCLTTTNINEKEEIQRLQYCNNSSFARATLGLSKKYNKKGPKFVRESTPGPDLDDSAQLDMENGMIVQQFEAVELLDTNCKCSIVNDNKMDETGRKIASEKDTSERNEDTTKAASGDTIEGSNEDSGFESQTWLSNKYPITAAVKEWLRRANSPDLFITSGSTSESEMDEDEEMDEEPPKNLQGNPMPALSANSSADNIMLSRTASCGEFAKTNNNGRNDQMKADSTTSIGRRKRDAKVVKRKTKAKRNDKWNRNVDEKAQSQLVSSLVSLDFVTAVESRDKSKNNVGDVCEFTQEDSVAGMRVALSSRINSKRVNARRMKTLRKISQKNPVENIDIKMRRIDNLNDEEEGKGTSEGSTVSVRTFEKGEIIVSEDGRLLPMSSYEPVPFNDHCNPIAAKTAAHDDVINKNVEIRERSRRNSSENDENDSAMIASSVSIEEPDVLECWEAETVEPVITPRRMLQSPGVLCEGEAAEDDSVEIEKVTMEHVRRYYRLGARDVVNTEEESSELSTSVISSKSRTVPNDPEDRAIGYFYGEEIPVFMPDPKNPGVALTGNEKIPIDEAFEVYESCYDGKSLFLPFNSKMFKQRPLYSQNGEGPIPCRAVCCNIQ; translated from the exons ATGCAGTGGCGTCGGCAGAAGAAAGTCACCCACGTGATCGGCTCCTCGAATCATGTGCTGCTCTTAGCGAGGTACCAAGATG CTCCGCCCGGTGAAGAGGATGAAGAGGATGGTTTGCGAAAGGAAAACTACGTGAAGAGTCAGGAAAAAGAGACGAATGCGCACACACATTTCGATCGGAATGGACAACAGGGCGGCTATAAGCCACGCAGGGCTGGTACCAGCATCAGCGGCGGAAGTACGAGCGGCTATGCCAGCAGCGGCTCGAGATCGCACAGAGATGAGAGCGCCGGCTCGCCGTCGCAGCCCAAGATTATCTTCAATGAGGAGGAGTATACGAGGATCACAACACCGCGGCAGGACGTCCTCTTCAAGAAGGGCTACTTGTCGCGCAAAAAGCCCTGGACTGGAAACGCAAGCACCAGCGCTACGCCATCAACCACGGAAAGTCAGTCAGCATCACATTCCACCGCAG ATGGCAGCGAAACCACAGAGGACCAGCAGCTATTAGATAGAGACAGTGGAACGGGAGAATATCCACCCGCGGTAGAGCCAGGAGCGCAACTAGGATACGGAACGTTTTACGATCATGCGAGCGGCTATTACTACGAATATCCTGTAATGTTGGTCGGACCTGCACCAGTACCTGCTCAAGTTGGACCAAGCGTTCTAGCGACTGTACCCTGCGGTCCAGTCCCTTTAAGACCGATCGAATGGATTAATCCTGCCTTCGTGCCTAAACTTGCCAATCAGCCATATTGTTTAATGGACTATCAG aCTAATCAAAGTACAGAACCGGTCCCGATATTGGAGGAGCAGAACGGCACGATAGTCGCAGCGGAAACTTCCAACAACGTGTGGCATGAGAACGGTACTGGTAGTGCTAGCTGCAGCGGTAGCGTAGCCGAGGAGATCGAGGAGCAAGCCGAAGAGGTGGACCACGCGAACATGGAACAACATGTCGTGAAGGAACAGCTCACAGAAGAACAACTACCGGAACCGTTGCATCTCGATGGGCAGCAACATTTGGAGAACGGCATAACGACCGTTGATCCCTACTTGGATTCACTAATGATGCAAGAGCCAGTACACATGTCACATATGATGCCAGCCGTGCCGCAGCCGTACGTGTATCCTGGCCACTACATGTTCGGACCTCCCTTGGTCAACGTTAATG GTGTTACCATCCAGGGCGGGCCATTGGTGAGAACTATGGACGTAACAACTATGATGGCATGCGCCAAgcgaagaaagaagagaaagaaaagaaaacagagaAGACCTATTTTG GGTAACACCGAAGATGAGGAAGAAGGGGAATATAGTTCTGAATGTGATAATGATGTATCGTCTTCCCGACTATCTTGGTCAGAAAATCCGATCTCGACTACAGCGATGACGGTCACAAATCGGCCGCTCAATCCCGAGTGCCAGGAATTTCAATTGCGGCCGGCCCTGCAATCGCGAATCCCCAATGAGTGTGCTTCAGTCACTACTATGACCGAAGAAGTTGCGTCGTCCGTCACTGATGCACCGGATGTATCATTCTACATTGAGACGGAATCCGCCAATTGCGAGACCGAGACGTGTGATTCGTCAACTGCTCAAAGTTTAAAGAACCAGGAAGAGACGACAATCCACAGCTCAGACCAAGTCGTTACGGAAACATCTTTGGAGAACGTTCAGTCGACGGCAGTTGGACGCGTGCCGAGAAACAAGAACGCAGAAATTAATAGTCAAGCGAATCATTCAGTCGCAAATATGGAAGCGATAATAACGAATGAGATAACGGAGATGAGCAACAGTGTTCCGACTGATTGCCAAGCGTTCTCCAGGACTGATACTTTGGAGAACGACAGCGATTCAATCAGTGCCAATACGAAACATGAGCTATTCAAAAACAATAGCAACGACGTTAATGCAGTCGATATATCTAGTAATTGCGTCAACTGCCCTGAAGAAAGTTTAACTAATGGTGATACGAATCATGAATATCTTGCCGACTTGACGGAGAGAGCGGCAAAGTCGAGATCGACGAGTCCTCAAGATAATTCCTGTTTAACAACGACGAACATCaacgaaaaagaagaaattcaACGATTACAATACTGCAACAATTCGTCGTTTGCACGAGCGACACTTGGATTATCCAAGAAGTACAACAAGAAAGGCCCGAAATTCGTGAGGGAGTCTACGCCTGGACCGGATTTGGATGACTCCGCGCAATTGGATATGGAGAACGGGATGATCGTACAACAGTTCGAGGCTGTTGAGCTGTTGGACACGAATTGCAAATGCAGTATTGTGAACGATAATAAGATGGATGAGACGGGACGAAAAATAGCGAGTGAGAAAGACACGTCGGAACGTAATGAAGATACGACAAAAGCGGCAAGTGGGGATACGATCGAGGGCTCGAACGAGGATTCCGGATTCGAGAGTCAGACCTGGTTGTCAAATAAATATCCCATTACTGCCGCGGTAAAGGAATGGCTTCGCCGAGCGAACTCGCCCGATCTTTTTATTACGTCGGGATCGACCTCGGAGAGCGAGATGGACGAAGATGAGGAAATGGATGAAGAGCCGCCAAAAAACTTGCAAGGCAACCCCATGCCTGCACTATCTGCTAATAGCAGCGCCGACAACATCATGTTGTCGCGCACGGCTAGCTGCGGCGAATTCGCAAAGACCAACAACAACGGAAGAAATGATCAGATGAAAGCTGATTCGACGACATCAATCGGCAGAAGAAAGAGGGACGCGAAAGTCGTAAAGAGGAAAACGAAAGCCAAGAGAAACGACAAATGGAACAGGAATGTCGATGAGAAGGCGCAGAGCCAGCTGGTTTCCTCGTTGGTTTCGTTGGACTTCGTCACTGCCGTGGAATCGCGAGACAAGTCGAAGAATAATGTTGGTGACGTTTGCGAATTTACTCAGGAGGATAGCGTTGCGGGTATGAGGGTTGCTTTAAGTTCTCGGATAAACTCGAAGAGAGTTAACGCAAGACGTATGAAgacattgagaaaaattagTCAAAAAAATCCCGTTGAGAACATCGACATCAAGATGCGACGGatagataatttaaatgaCGAGGAGGAGGGCAAGGGAACGAGCGAGGGCAGTACAGTGAGCGTACGGACGTTCGAGAAGGGTGAGATTATCGTCTCGGAAGACGGCAGATTGTTACCCATGTCCTCTTACGAACCTGTTCCGTTTAACGATCATTGTAATCCGATCGCCGCCAAAACCGCTGCTCACGATGACgtgattaataaaaacgtgGAGATACGCGAGAGGAGCAGGAGAAACAGCAGCGAGAATGACGAGAATGACAGCGCGATGATAGCATCCTCGGTCAGCATAGAGGAGCCCGATGTGTTGGAGTGCTGGGAAGCAGAAACCGTGGAGCCTGTGATAACACCGAGAAGGATGCTGCAGAGTCCGGGGGTCCTGTGCGAAGGCGAGGCAGCGGAGGACGACAGCGTCGAGATCGAGAAAGTCACCATGGAGCACGTGCGGAGGTATTACAGACTGGGAGCACGGGACGTCGTAAATACGGAAGAGGAATCGAGTGAGTTGAGCACGTCGGTGATCTCATCGAAATCGAGAACAGTGCCAAATGATCCGGAGGACAGAGCAATTGGGTATTTCTACGGCGAGGAGATCCCGGTCTTCATGCCAGATCCCAAAAATCCGGGTGTCGCCCTAACCGGAAATGAAAAGATACCCATCGATGAGGCGTTCGAGGTGTACGAGAGCTGTTACGATGGAAAATCACTGTTCCTACCGTTCAACTCGAAAATGTTCAAGCAACGGCCGTTGTACAGTCAGAACGGCGAGGGTCCGATACCGTGTAGAGCGGTGTGTtgcaatatacaataa
- the LOC105829003 gene encoding uncharacterized protein LOC105829003 isoform X2 gives MGKKGSKRKTRWRTLSIGAPPGEEDEEDGLRKENYVKSQEKETNAHTHFDRNGQQGGYKPRRAGTSISGGSTSGYASSGSRSHRDESAGSPSQPKIIFNEEEYTRITTPRQDVLFKKGYLSRKKPWTGNASTSATPSTTESQSASHSTADGSETTEDQQLLDRDSGTGEYPPAVEPGAQLGYGTFYDHASGYYYEYPVMLVGPAPVPAQVGPSVLATVPCGPVPLRPIEWINPAFVPKLANQPYCLMDYQTNQSTEPVPILEEQNGTIVAAETSNNVWHENGTGSASCSGSVAEEIEEQAEEVDHANMEQHVVKEQLTEEQLPEPLHLDGQQHLENGITTVDPYLDSLMMQEPVHMSHMMPAVPQPYVYPGHYMFGPPLVNVNGVTIQGGPLVRTMDVTTMMACAKRRKKRKKRKQRRPILGNTEDEEEGEYSSECDNDVSSSRLSWSENPISTTAMTVTNRPLNPECQEFQLRPALQSRIPNECASVTTMTEEVASSVTDAPDVSFYIETESANCETETCDSSTAQSLKNQEETTIHSSDQVVTETSLENVQSTAVGRVPRNKNAEINSQANHSVANMEAIITNEITEMSNSVPTDCQAFSRTDTLENDSDSISANTKHELFKNNSNDVNAVDISSNCVNCPEESLTNGDTNHEYLADLTERAAKSRSTSPQDNSCLTTTNINEKEEIQRLQYCNNSSFARATLGLSKKYNKKGPKFVRESTPGPDLDDSAQLDMENGMIVQQFEAVELLDTNCKCSIVNDNKMDETGRKIASEKDTSERNEDTTKAASGDTIEGSNEDSGFESQTWLSNKYPITAAVKEWLRRANSPDLFITSGSTSESEMDEDEEMDEEPPKNLQGNPMPALSANSSADNIMLSRTASCGEFAKTNNNGRNDQMKADSTTSIGRRKRDAKVVKRKTKAKRNDKWNRNVDEKAQSQLVSSLVSLDFVTAVESRDKSKNNVGDVCEFTQEDSVAGMRVALSSRINSKRVNARRMKTLRKISQKNPVENIDIKMRRIDNLNDEEEGKGTSEGSTVSVRTFEKGEIIVSEDGRLLPMSSYEPVPFNDHCNPIAAKTAAHDDVINKNVEIRERSRRNSSENDENDSAMIASSVSIEEPDVLECWEAETVEPVITPRRMLQSPGVLCEGEAAEDDSVEIEKVTMEHVRRYYRLGARDVVNTEEESSELSTSVISSKSRTVPNDPEDRAIGYFYGEEIPVFMPDPKNPGVALTGNEKIPIDEAFEVYESCYDGKSLFLPFNSKMFKQRPLYSQNGEGPIPCRAVCCNIQ, from the exons CTCCGCCCGGTGAAGAGGATGAAGAGGATGGTTTGCGAAAGGAAAACTACGTGAAGAGTCAGGAAAAAGAGACGAATGCGCACACACATTTCGATCGGAATGGACAACAGGGCGGCTATAAGCCACGCAGGGCTGGTACCAGCATCAGCGGCGGAAGTACGAGCGGCTATGCCAGCAGCGGCTCGAGATCGCACAGAGATGAGAGCGCCGGCTCGCCGTCGCAGCCCAAGATTATCTTCAATGAGGAGGAGTATACGAGGATCACAACACCGCGGCAGGACGTCCTCTTCAAGAAGGGCTACTTGTCGCGCAAAAAGCCCTGGACTGGAAACGCAAGCACCAGCGCTACGCCATCAACCACGGAAAGTCAGTCAGCATCACATTCCACCGCAG ATGGCAGCGAAACCACAGAGGACCAGCAGCTATTAGATAGAGACAGTGGAACGGGAGAATATCCACCCGCGGTAGAGCCAGGAGCGCAACTAGGATACGGAACGTTTTACGATCATGCGAGCGGCTATTACTACGAATATCCTGTAATGTTGGTCGGACCTGCACCAGTACCTGCTCAAGTTGGACCAAGCGTTCTAGCGACTGTACCCTGCGGTCCAGTCCCTTTAAGACCGATCGAATGGATTAATCCTGCCTTCGTGCCTAAACTTGCCAATCAGCCATATTGTTTAATGGACTATCAG aCTAATCAAAGTACAGAACCGGTCCCGATATTGGAGGAGCAGAACGGCACGATAGTCGCAGCGGAAACTTCCAACAACGTGTGGCATGAGAACGGTACTGGTAGTGCTAGCTGCAGCGGTAGCGTAGCCGAGGAGATCGAGGAGCAAGCCGAAGAGGTGGACCACGCGAACATGGAACAACATGTCGTGAAGGAACAGCTCACAGAAGAACAACTACCGGAACCGTTGCATCTCGATGGGCAGCAACATTTGGAGAACGGCATAACGACCGTTGATCCCTACTTGGATTCACTAATGATGCAAGAGCCAGTACACATGTCACATATGATGCCAGCCGTGCCGCAGCCGTACGTGTATCCTGGCCACTACATGTTCGGACCTCCCTTGGTCAACGTTAATG GTGTTACCATCCAGGGCGGGCCATTGGTGAGAACTATGGACGTAACAACTATGATGGCATGCGCCAAgcgaagaaagaagagaaagaaaagaaaacagagaAGACCTATTTTG GGTAACACCGAAGATGAGGAAGAAGGGGAATATAGTTCTGAATGTGATAATGATGTATCGTCTTCCCGACTATCTTGGTCAGAAAATCCGATCTCGACTACAGCGATGACGGTCACAAATCGGCCGCTCAATCCCGAGTGCCAGGAATTTCAATTGCGGCCGGCCCTGCAATCGCGAATCCCCAATGAGTGTGCTTCAGTCACTACTATGACCGAAGAAGTTGCGTCGTCCGTCACTGATGCACCGGATGTATCATTCTACATTGAGACGGAATCCGCCAATTGCGAGACCGAGACGTGTGATTCGTCAACTGCTCAAAGTTTAAAGAACCAGGAAGAGACGACAATCCACAGCTCAGACCAAGTCGTTACGGAAACATCTTTGGAGAACGTTCAGTCGACGGCAGTTGGACGCGTGCCGAGAAACAAGAACGCAGAAATTAATAGTCAAGCGAATCATTCAGTCGCAAATATGGAAGCGATAATAACGAATGAGATAACGGAGATGAGCAACAGTGTTCCGACTGATTGCCAAGCGTTCTCCAGGACTGATACTTTGGAGAACGACAGCGATTCAATCAGTGCCAATACGAAACATGAGCTATTCAAAAACAATAGCAACGACGTTAATGCAGTCGATATATCTAGTAATTGCGTCAACTGCCCTGAAGAAAGTTTAACTAATGGTGATACGAATCATGAATATCTTGCCGACTTGACGGAGAGAGCGGCAAAGTCGAGATCGACGAGTCCTCAAGATAATTCCTGTTTAACAACGACGAACATCaacgaaaaagaagaaattcaACGATTACAATACTGCAACAATTCGTCGTTTGCACGAGCGACACTTGGATTATCCAAGAAGTACAACAAGAAAGGCCCGAAATTCGTGAGGGAGTCTACGCCTGGACCGGATTTGGATGACTCCGCGCAATTGGATATGGAGAACGGGATGATCGTACAACAGTTCGAGGCTGTTGAGCTGTTGGACACGAATTGCAAATGCAGTATTGTGAACGATAATAAGATGGATGAGACGGGACGAAAAATAGCGAGTGAGAAAGACACGTCGGAACGTAATGAAGATACGACAAAAGCGGCAAGTGGGGATACGATCGAGGGCTCGAACGAGGATTCCGGATTCGAGAGTCAGACCTGGTTGTCAAATAAATATCCCATTACTGCCGCGGTAAAGGAATGGCTTCGCCGAGCGAACTCGCCCGATCTTTTTATTACGTCGGGATCGACCTCGGAGAGCGAGATGGACGAAGATGAGGAAATGGATGAAGAGCCGCCAAAAAACTTGCAAGGCAACCCCATGCCTGCACTATCTGCTAATAGCAGCGCCGACAACATCATGTTGTCGCGCACGGCTAGCTGCGGCGAATTCGCAAAGACCAACAACAACGGAAGAAATGATCAGATGAAAGCTGATTCGACGACATCAATCGGCAGAAGAAAGAGGGACGCGAAAGTCGTAAAGAGGAAAACGAAAGCCAAGAGAAACGACAAATGGAACAGGAATGTCGATGAGAAGGCGCAGAGCCAGCTGGTTTCCTCGTTGGTTTCGTTGGACTTCGTCACTGCCGTGGAATCGCGAGACAAGTCGAAGAATAATGTTGGTGACGTTTGCGAATTTACTCAGGAGGATAGCGTTGCGGGTATGAGGGTTGCTTTAAGTTCTCGGATAAACTCGAAGAGAGTTAACGCAAGACGTATGAAgacattgagaaaaattagTCAAAAAAATCCCGTTGAGAACATCGACATCAAGATGCGACGGatagataatttaaatgaCGAGGAGGAGGGCAAGGGAACGAGCGAGGGCAGTACAGTGAGCGTACGGACGTTCGAGAAGGGTGAGATTATCGTCTCGGAAGACGGCAGATTGTTACCCATGTCCTCTTACGAACCTGTTCCGTTTAACGATCATTGTAATCCGATCGCCGCCAAAACCGCTGCTCACGATGACgtgattaataaaaacgtgGAGATACGCGAGAGGAGCAGGAGAAACAGCAGCGAGAATGACGAGAATGACAGCGCGATGATAGCATCCTCGGTCAGCATAGAGGAGCCCGATGTGTTGGAGTGCTGGGAAGCAGAAACCGTGGAGCCTGTGATAACACCGAGAAGGATGCTGCAGAGTCCGGGGGTCCTGTGCGAAGGCGAGGCAGCGGAGGACGACAGCGTCGAGATCGAGAAAGTCACCATGGAGCACGTGCGGAGGTATTACAGACTGGGAGCACGGGACGTCGTAAATACGGAAGAGGAATCGAGTGAGTTGAGCACGTCGGTGATCTCATCGAAATCGAGAACAGTGCCAAATGATCCGGAGGACAGAGCAATTGGGTATTTCTACGGCGAGGAGATCCCGGTCTTCATGCCAGATCCCAAAAATCCGGGTGTCGCCCTAACCGGAAATGAAAAGATACCCATCGATGAGGCGTTCGAGGTGTACGAGAGCTGTTACGATGGAAAATCACTGTTCCTACCGTTCAACTCGAAAATGTTCAAGCAACGGCCGTTGTACAGTCAGAACGGCGAGGGTCCGATACCGTGTAGAGCGGTGTGTtgcaatatacaataa